The region GATCTTCAGGATCTGCTGTTCGGCGTAATACATGTCCTGCAGGAAATGCAGGAACAGGTCTCTGAACGTCTTCATGGTTACTCCTCCGTGATGAAAAGGGCGGCGCGCCCGGGGGCCGGACGCGCCGGTAGAGTCTGGCGGATCACACTAGCGCGGGCACCAGACCCAGAATGCGGCGGGCCTGTTCGACCGTGGCGACCGGGCGTTCGTAGCGGTCGCAGAGATCGACCACGCGCTTGACCAGCGCCGCGTTGGAAGGTGCCAGCCGGTCCTTGTCCAGCCGGACGTTATCCTCGAGTCCGGTGCGGGCATGGCCGCCCGAGGACACGCACCATTCGTTCAGCGTCAGCTGATGCGAGCCGATCCCGGCGGCGCACCATTCGGAATCCGGTGCCAGCCGCTCCATGGTGCGGATGTAGTAGTCGAACACGTCGCGATCGACCGGCATGGCGTTCTTCACGCCCATGACGAACTGCACATAAAGCGGCCCGGTCAGGCGGCCATCGCGGCGCATGGCCACGGCCTGATGGATATGGCCCAGATCGAAGGCCTCGATCTCGGGCTTCACATGATATTTCTGCATCTCGCCGGCCAGCCAGTCCACCAGGTCGGGCGGGTTCTCATAGACCCGGCTGGGGAAATTGTTCGAGCCGACCGAGAGGCTGGCCATGTCGGGGCGCAGGCTCAGCATCGCGCCGCGGGTCTGGCCGGCACCCGACCGGCCGCCGGTCGAGAACTGGATGATCATGCCGGGGCAATGACGCTCCAGCCCCTCTTGCAGCAAGGCGAACCGCTCGGGGTCCGAGGAGGGGGTGGCGTCATCATTGCGCACATGGGCATGAACGATCGAAGCCCCGGACTCGAAGGCCTCTTGCGTCGATTCGACCTGTTCCGAGACCGAGATCGGCACCGCCGGGTTATTGCCCTTGGTCGGCAGCGAGCCGGTGATGGCGACGCAGATGATACAGGGTTTCTGGGACATCAGGCTTGCTCCTCGGCGCGCTCGATTGCAGGAACGCGCATCCGCTGAAGCGCGTCGATGAAGAAGGGGCGGAAACCCTCGGGATGTTCGCTCATCGGGAAATGGCCCAGCTCGTCCATCACCGTGACCGTCGCACCGGGGATGGCGCGGGCGGTGCGCTTGGCATCCTCGGGGGTGCAGGTCAGGTCATAGGCGCCGACGAGAATGTGAACCGGGGTGCGAATCGTGTCGATCTGGTTGAGCCGCCCGATCAGGCTTTCGTCGCGGGTGTAGAAGCTGAGATCGCCCCGGAACACGCCCGGCCCCGATTGCATGAACATCCACAGTGTATTCCAGCGCTCCTCGGCGGGCGCATAGGGCGAGATATTGGCCGAAACCAGCGCCGCCCCCATCTCGCCGCCATGGGCATCGGGCCGATGGAACCAGTCGATGTCATACCAGGCGCCCTGAAAGTCCGAGGCCTCGATGGCGATGAAGCCCGAGAATCGGTCGCCATGCAGCGCCGCCAGTTGCAGCGCGATGCGCCCGCCCATCGAACAGCCGGCCAGCAGCGGCCGGTCAAGGCCCAGCCCGTCGACCACCGCCAGAACGGTGGCAATGTAAGCCTCGGTCGTCAGCAGGTATTCTTCGGTCTCGAACCCCTCGGGCGGCAGGGACTTGCCATGCCAGGGCATGTCGAAGGCGATCAGGCGATGGTCGCGCGTCACCTCGGCATCGTTCATCAGGTGCCGCCACTGGCGGGTATCGGCGCCGGCGGTATGCAGGCACAGGACCGGGCGGCCCTGCCCGGCCTCCTCGACATAGATGCGACGCGGGGCGCCCTCGACCTCGACGGTGTAGTAGCGGCCGGTGATCGGCTCGGGGCGGGCGGGGTTGATCTTGGTGGTCATGCGGAAACCTCCTTGCGCGGGATGGCCAGGACTTCCTTGAAGAAGCGCAGGTTCTTCACCAGCGCGAGGATGTCGCCGTCGATGCGGGCGCGGCCAATGGTGACGAGGCCGAAAATGTCGTGGAAGGCGGGCTTGGGCCGGGCCTGCCAGAATTCCTCCAGCGCGGCGCGGTCGGTGGTGATGGCGAAACGCCACGGCGTCTTGCGGCTGGGTCCGGGCTGGATCTCGGCCAGATGGCCCTTGTCGAAGGTCAGGTAATATTCATCACCGTCAACCTTCAGAAGCACGGTATCATTGATCAGGCGCCCGAGGCGCAGAAGATGCGGGCTGTCGTCAAGCTGCGACTGCATCCGCGTGAGAAATGGCAACATGGGGTCCCCCGGATTGTGATGGCAGGTGCTGTCCCCAGAGTGGCGTTTTGCGCCCCTGCCCGGCAATGTCCGGGTCGGTATCCGGTGATACCCATGGAAAGCTCGCCCCGGCCCGGCGTTCCGAGGTCGCGGTATCGCCCGATACCAAGCGGTGCATTGGGTCGAGGCCCCGGCTTTGTCACATTCAACGGGTCATCCACCGGGATTGCCCGGGACGATCCGAATAGACCCCGTATCCACCTTATCTGGGAGAGAGACCTTGGGAACCGTAACGCTTGAAAACATCACCGACGTCGTCATCGGCTCACTGGGCCAGAACGGCGAAATCACCACCCGCCAGCGCGAGATCATGACCTCGCTGATCACCCATCTGCACGGCTTCTGCAAAGACGTGAACCTGCAGATCGACGAATTCCTGGCCGCCTGCGACTACCTGGCCCGTGCCGGCCAGACCACCGATGACAAGCGGCAAGAATTCATCCTGCTGGGCGACATCCTGGGCGTCGAGGTCCTGGTCGACATGCTGAGCAACCCGGTCACCGGCGGCGAAAGCACCTCGACCGTGCTTGGCCCCTTCTATCGC is a window of Paracoccus zhejiangensis DNA encoding:
- a CDS encoding BKACE family enzyme encodes the protein MSQKPCIICVAITGSLPTKGNNPAVPISVSEQVESTQEAFESGASIVHAHVRNDDATPSSDPERFALLQEGLERHCPGMIIQFSTGGRSGAGQTRGAMLSLRPDMASLSVGSNNFPSRVYENPPDLVDWLAGEMQKYHVKPEIEAFDLGHIHQAVAMRRDGRLTGPLYVQFVMGVKNAMPVDRDVFDYYIRTMERLAPDSEWCAAGIGSHQLTLNEWCVSSGGHARTGLEDNVRLDKDRLAPSNAALVKRVVDLCDRYERPVATVEQARRILGLVPALV
- a CDS encoding alpha/beta fold hydrolase produces the protein MTTKINPARPEPITGRYYTVEVEGAPRRIYVEEAGQGRPVLCLHTAGADTRQWRHLMNDAEVTRDHRLIAFDMPWHGKSLPPEGFETEEYLLTTEAYIATVLAVVDGLGLDRPLLAGCSMGGRIALQLAALHGDRFSGFIAIEASDFQGAWYDIDWFHRPDAHGGEMGAALVSANISPYAPAEERWNTLWMFMQSGPGVFRGDLSFYTRDESLIGRLNQIDTIRTPVHILVGAYDLTCTPEDAKRTARAIPGATVTVMDELGHFPMSEHPEGFRPFFIDALQRMRVPAIERAEEQA